The Candidatus Rubidus massiliensis DNA segment TGAGACTTGATTTGATCGATGTAGCCAACTATGAATATGAAAACATTAACTTTGAAAAAACAAAAATTTCCATTTTAAGAGAGCTTTTTTTAAAAGAGACAAAGCATAAAGATAAAATTACTCACGCTTTATATTTTCATCTTCACCAAGCGGCTATTTTACATAGCTATAACTTCTCAGAAGAGTTTTACACATATGTGCAAAAAAACTTAAACTCAACATGATTTTACTAGCGTTTAATTTTACTGCTTTGTATTATTTGATTTCTTCATTTAAGATAACATCTTTTTATGGGATATTAGCTCAGTTGGTTAGAGCGCCACGTTGACATCGTGGAGGTCAGCTGTTCGAGTCAGCTATATCCCATTCATTATCAAAACTTCGATTTAGATTAATTCACATGAAAACAACTATTGCAAATCGTAAAACGGCCGCTGAAGTAATAATCTATCTTTTAGCAAAATGGTTTCCTGAATTGGAAATTATTTCTTGTGAAACTGATCAAACATTTTTTTCTTGTGAATTTTTTATTAAAAAAGCAATAGATGAGCAATTTTTTCCTCACTTTGAGCGTGAAATAAAAGAATTTATTAAAGAAGGAAAAGAAATTAAACTCTTGGAAATGACCCGTTCTAATGCAATTGATATGTTTCATTACTATCAGCTTGATGATCAAGTCGAGCGGTTAGAAAATTTATCGGATGGTTTAGTTTCAATTGTTCAAATAGATGATTTTTTTAATTTATGTAAAGGTCCAATAGTTTCTTCTTCCAATGAAATTGGAGTTGTTAAACTTCTAGAATTAGAAACTTTACCTTCTAAACCATTTGAAATGGTTAGACAAAGAATAACTGGCACAGTTTTCGATAATTTACAAAGTTTAAAGCAATTTCTAAAACGATACGATCAATATAAAAAGAAAGACCATCGCTTGCTAGGTCCTCAAATGGGGTTGCTTACTAGCTTAGACGATGACAATACATGGATTTGGGAAGAAAAAGGGGTTATTTTAAAAAAGATCATAAAGCAAAATTGGGAACAATCCATTCAGAAGTTAGGGTTTCAAATTATACAGACACCCCGTGTCTTAAATAAATCTTTTGAAAAGGGAAAACAAAAAGCCTTAGAAAAAGAATGGTTCGAGGATAGTGAATATTTTTATACACAAAATTTAAAATTTGCTCATGCTCTTTATTTCAAATCAAAAAAACGCTCTTACCTCGACTTACCTTTTAAAATTGCTGAATGGACTCAAGGGATTTCTTTAAAAGAATATCCTATGCGAAAAGGGTTATATCATCCCATTTCTTTTGAATGTGAGGAAGCTCATATTTTTTGTAATCCCTCGAGCGTTGAAAAAGAACTGATTTCTTCCTTGCAATTCATTAAGAAAATAGCTAAAATCTTGGATTTTGAATCCCATTATATCATGCGATTAAGAGGTCCAAAGCACATAGGATCCTTAGAAGCTTGGGATAAAGCAGAGCGTTGGATAAAAACAGCACTCTCTACACTGGGCATTCAATATGAATTAGGCGATAAGCCTTCCCAAGAAGGGCCAAAACTTGAGCTTTATTTTAAAAATAGTCTTGGTGAATATTGGTTAGGGGCTTATTTAGGCATAAACTTTAGGTTAGCCGAACAATTTGACTTGCAATATCAAGAAAAAAATGATGAAATGCAAAGACCAATTGTTTTGGAAATCTCAAGTTTTACTGTAGTGGATAGAATTATAGCTTTGTTAATAGAAAAAGGAATTCCATTTTCTTTAATACCAAGCCAAGTTAAAGTAGTATCTGTTGGAGTAAAACAGATCTCCTATGCGCAACATGTTCAAATGATGCTAAAGGAGTCGGGATTAAGGGTAGGCGTTGATTTTACTGATCGACCCTTACAAACAAAGTTTATAGAAGCAGAGCTAGAAAAAGTTCCTTATCTCATCTTTGTGGGTGAGAAAGAAGAAAAAACGAAAACTATTTCAGTTCGTGAGTTGAAAAATAACGAAAAGCGAATAGGAATAAAAATAGAAAGCTTCCTTGAGAAAATTTCTCAAGAAGAAATCTTAGTTGAGGAGTGATAAGTCGGGTTGAAAGTTAACAGAGAAATACGGGCTCCAAGAGTGAGAGTCATTAGTTCAAGCGGAGAGCAAGTAGGCGTTCTTACTTTATATGAAGCAATTGCTAAAGCAGAGCAAGAAGGGCTAGATCTTGTTGAGATCGTCCCTAATTCTAATCCTCCTGTTTGCAAGATCATAAATTACGGAAAATTTCGTTATGATCAAACCAAACGAGAAAAAGAAAGTAAAAAGTCTCAGCACCAAGTGAAAGTAAAAGAAATAAAGCTAAAGCCAAATATTGACGTTCATGACTTAGAAACTAAAATGAGGCATGCTAAAGAGTTTATTTCTAAAGGGAATAAAGTTAAAGTTACTTGTACATTTCGTGGAAGAGAAATGGCGCATACAGAAATCGGAGATAAACTGGTTAAAAAGTTTTGTGAAGATTTAGAAGAAGTAGCTTTACCTGAATCACCTCCAAAAATGTTTGGAAAAATGTTAACCGTTGTCCTAGCACCAGGCGGTAAAAAGAAAAAAGAAAGTTCAACAAAACCGCAAGTTGAAACGCCGATTAAAACAGAATTAAGTTAAAAAGGCAGGAGTGTATAATGCCTAAAATGAAAACTAAAAAGGCTGTAGCAGCCAGATTTAAAGTGACAGCATCTGGGAAATTAAAATATTCCCAACCAGGAAAGCGTCACATTATGACAAAAAAAACATCTAAACGTAAGCGTCAACTTTCAGCACCTGCATTTGTAAATGA contains these protein-coding regions:
- the thrZ_2 gene encoding Threonine--tRNA ligase 2 — protein: MKTTIANRKTAAEVIIYLLAKWFPELEIISCETDQTFFSCEFFIKKAIDEQFFPHFEREIKEFIKEGKEIKLLEMTRSNAIDMFHYYQLDDQVERLENLSDGLVSIVQIDDFFNLCKGPIVSSSNEIGVVKLLELETLPSKPFEMVRQRITGTVFDNLQSLKQFLKRYDQYKKKDHRLLGPQMGLLTSLDDDNTWIWEEKGVILKKIIKQNWEQSIQKLGFQIIQTPRVLNKSFEKGKQKALEKEWFEDSEYFYTQNLKFAHALYFKSKKRSYLDLPFKIAEWTQGISLKEYPMRKGLYHPISFECEEAHIFCNPSSVEKELISSLQFIKKIAKILDFESHYIMRLRGPKHIGSLEAWDKAERWIKTALSTLGIQYELGDKPSQEGPKLELYFKNSLGEYWLGAYLGINFRLAEQFDLQYQEKNDEMQRPIVLEISSFTVVDRIIALLIEKGIPFSLIPSQVKVVSVGVKQISYAQHVQMMLKESGLRVGVDFTDRPLQTKFIEAELEKVPYLIFVGEKEEKTKTISVRELKNNEKRIGIKIESFLEKISQEEILVEE
- the rpmI gene encoding hypothetical protein (RRP-L35), with protein sequence MPKMKTKKAVAARFKVTASGKLKYSQPGKRHIMTKKTSKRKRQLSAPAFVNDAQLKTYKRLMCVD
- the infC gene encoding Translation initiation factor IF-3 gives rise to the protein MKVNREIRAPRVRVISSSGEQVGVLTLYEAIAKAEQEGLDLVEIVPNSNPPVCKIINYGKFRYDQTKREKESKKSQHQVKVKEIKLKPNIDVHDLETKMRHAKEFISKGNKVKVTCTFRGREMAHTEIGDKLVKKFCEDLEEVALPESPPKMFGKMLTVVLAPGGKKKKESSTKPQVETPIKTELS